The genomic segment CATTGATCACTCCTTGTGTAGCCTTGTCCATCTCATAAAGAGAATTAGCCTCTGACGACCGAGCATTCTGAGTTGCAATTGTTGGCTGTAAAATTTTAACATCCCTAGTTTTTGAGTCAACCTTTTTTGTCAAGTAGGAAACAGCTTCTACCATAGCATCAGAAGACTTTTCAATTCCGTCTCTAGAGGGCCATAGCTCGAACAATGGCGAATCCCACCGATTTCTTCTATCTGGTTTCTCAAACCTCCTAAccaaatcttcaatgattctatCATCATATGATGGTTCTTCTCTCTCCCGGCGCTCTTGATTCCATTTTCTACAGCAGGGCTCCTCAACATCACAGAAGAGCACACAATATCTAATTCCTGTTGCACGGGCCAAACACCATAGCTCGTATCTGTAACCCTTTATGCTGTTTAAAGAATCCACTATTATGATGGTATCTTTGGACACAGATCTATCGACTTCAGATCTAAGTACCCCCCTCAAATTCTTCTCAGCAGTCATGTTAGCATAACTTTGATTGCGATTAAGATGAAATGCAGTTTCATCAATAATCCGGACAGAAGGCTTTGATTCTGTGTCTTTAAGAGCTTCAGCCAGGCAACTAGCAGCAGTTGACTTCCCACTACTTGGTTGACCACATATAACAACCAATGCCATCCCAATAGAAATGGACGTGCTTCACTTGTCTTTTCCTGTATCTGTTCAAAATAAAAGAGTACATTCAAGTAAAATTGCATGCATTAAGGAAGTTCCACTTACAAGTTTACACAGCTTGGAAACAAGAAGAAGACTATATACTAGAAAATAATGCTTTTTTCTAACAATAGGATCTCAAACTTGGGGTGAACTAATAGCACCTACAACAGTCAGCACCTAACAATCTACAGTTCATAGGACGAGACTCGAACTCCTGATGGGTGTACAAACCACACTTTCAGAAACACTTCCAGACAAAGCTCCCTTTTCTCACAGTACACAGTATTGATCAGTTATAGCGTCACTTCCAACCCCCCTTCTCTCCCCTCACCTCCAAACCTCCCAACCttccaaaaaaataaactaCATTTCATCCCGAGAAGCAAAAGGAGTTTCTTGCATTCAAATGACTTGACGCTTAGAATATCTCCATACAAGaatgttgtgtgaagttatgaCCTGCATACACTCACATTCTCAAGGGTCCTTCAACGTGTTTCCTGTATCAACTATAAGTTATATCTCTATCATTTATCCATTAAATCATAAgagaatttatataaaaaaaaaaaaaaagatgcgcTGTGTTCTTGGACCGTATTGTCAGCTAAAATCTTACAATGATTTAGTAACTGCTCCCCTATGTCAATTCCCTTTATCAAAGACATGATAGTATGCCTCCATTTTTTATCACCTCTACTTCACACAACACCTTTGGCAGTAAAAATTCAGAAAGAATTTACGTCCTCAAAAAGATCGTAGAACAATCCAGAAGTCTACTACAACATTATTCATATTTAACTAATCAAATACATACtctttaccccaaaaaaaaacttactAAAATGTTAGAGAAAATATGCAGTACAATTTTTCTAGTTTCATGGCAcatgggatttttctgttcctGTTATCTCCCAAAGCAGGGGATTggtaaacaagaaagaaagtacttcaaaatattcagacACAATTCTAAAATTAAAACACTTTGCATTCAAAGCACAGAgcattaaacttgattttaaccttcttttccaaaaaagaaagaaattttcagATATGTATTCAAATGACATTCTATCAAGCATTTGGTGGGCTATATCATAAAAGCTGAAAAGATTCTCAGCAAAGAGAACGAATGAAATACTACAATCACTAATGAGGTAAATAAAATATGACGGATGAGAATAGTAGATTCTATACCAGGGGTTGCAGCGGCCCTCAGGGAAATCAGTCTAACACCGGCATCAGCCCGCAAGGAGGTGGTCTTGGTTGAAAAAAGAAGGGCAAAAAATGGGCACGGCCCTCAAATTATTAACCTTATAGATATTTAGCCCTCCAATTATTAAGTGTATAATTTTTGTCCCTAACTTGTAAAAGGTACATTTCTCACCCTTTTGATTAGagataattttaaaaacttcCTCTGAGATCTTTGTTAATATCACTTGACAttcttaaagttttaaaaatattactaACATTTCctaaaatcatattttttgtaACGATCTCAACCTTGTatcattaaaatatatttttctccCAATTCAACCTTTTTTTTGTTGTCTTATATTGATTTTCTACCAAATTGATTACAATATAAGATTTATATTATTTACCTAAAAATTTTCTATTCCATAATTTTTTGCCTAAAAGTTGTTAAACTAGCAAAGGTAATTTTGCCAATTCATATGTTATGATAGTGATTAATGGTCCCATTTCACTGGTATGGGTGTTAAGTAATATTCCTAAAACTTGAAAGATATCAAGTGATATTATCATAAATCTCAGGAATGTTTCTGAAAGTATCTTTGGTCAAAAGGGTGGGTGGAGAGTATATCTTTTACAAGTTTGAGAGGTAAAAATATGTATTTAATAGTTGAATGATCAAAATTTGACTGACTATACAGTTTGAGAACAATTTAGATTTTTTACCCAAAAAGAAATAGTTAGCCGATGAGTTCTAAAATTTGATTCTTTCAATTTCTATGCCACCGGATCCTAGGAAGCGTTGTGTAGACGCGTTCTTTTGAGAAAACGGAGAGGCATTATCCCGAGTCCTATCCTAAAAGCgcaaagagaagaaaatttAGCACGCGTTTCTTAAGTAACTCTGAGCGAGACCCACCAATTTGAAGAATGTGCCCTGAgcaataaaacaaatttttttgtctCATAATTATCATTATCATATTATTCCATTATCACAGATTACTGTAATTATGTAACTATTGAAAATAAAACATAATTTTCAAGTGAAATATTTTCCATATATATTTTCCACTGCTTGATGAGCCGTGATATTTTGGACGCAGGCAGGCTAATTCCAACAGCTCTGGATATTATTACTTGGAGAACAGTAGCTATCCAAAGAAAGATGGTTTGCTACGATGACTTTTGTTACTCGGGGGCTTTTGGGCCA from the Coffea arabica cultivar ET-39 chromosome 11e, Coffea Arabica ET-39 HiFi, whole genome shotgun sequence genome contains:
- the LOC113717911 gene encoding protein KTI12 homolog, with translation MALVVICGQPSSGKSTAASCLAEALKDTESKPSVRIIDETAFHLNRNQSYANMTAEKNLRGVLRSEVDRSVSKDTIIIVDSLNSIKGYRYELWCLARATGIRYCVLFCDVEEPCCRKWNQERREREEPSYDDRIIEDLVRRFEKPDRRNRWDSPLFELWPSRDGIEKSSDAMVEAVSYLTKKVDSKTRDVKILQPTIATQNARSSEANSLYEMDKATQGVINVIVEAQSKAMGGPISSVSLGADLPNIHIGRSVGLPELRRLRRTFIKLTGQSSLSGPPPPSDADSAKRMFADYLNRELGA